From Falco naumanni isolate bFalNau1 chromosome 4, bFalNau1.pat, whole genome shotgun sequence:
TCTCTTCTCTTGGCTACTCAAATCCTTCTCATTTCCAGTTTGTACTTCATTGTAGCGAGCCTTTAGGAATGCTCCCCAtaaaggagcagaaaagacTAGAGCTTGAGAAATAAATTGAGTTCAAGCTCTTCTAACTCTGGTTCTTGCTTGCCAAATTTTCAGGTAGGGCAGTGTTCCAGCTGGAAACTACTCAGTCTCATATTCCTGTGGTCTGCAGACCTGCTACAACCAGGTCCTTCCTttggctgggaaggggcagcacTACAGGGATCATGGTGGGGGACTTGTCCCCTTCACATCTACctgctctctccttccctcccttttctgcTTGTTTGATGAGAGCTTGCCTTGCCTTGTGGATTGAATCTCATGCAGCCGGGCCCTTGCCTGGGCTCGCAGCCTCGTGCTGAGGGCTGCACATGGCGTGTTTACTGTTCATGTGAGGAGGGTTTATGTCCCTGAAGCTCCCCTCAGTCCCCCATGGTCCTTAACTAGCCTGATATTCTGCTTAGGGTCTGATCATGTCCCCAGTGGgatcccagcagctcccactgaTTTCAGGCAGGAAGAGCGTGAAGGAGGCTGTTGAATGGGACCCCTGGGAAACAGCGCTTCACTTTGTCCTCAGAAGCACGCGCAGCGGGGGAACCGCTTggcttttctcctctgcctcagGAAACATCTCTTGAGTTCCAGTGACCTGCTTATTATGTAGGTCATCatcagctggaaggaaaaaacaatttcaaaagtAGGAGAAATCTAGCAGGGTTCCTCCGCTGAGCAGCTCTTtctggaaaagcagggaaagttGCCCTGGGGGAGGTGGCAGGCAGCGTGGCCTGTTCCTCTTCCACCCACCCCGGGCAGAGCACAGAGGGGAATCTCTGCAGCTGAAAGGATGTGTGATACTCTGAAAGCAAGCAGATCCAACGTGCCCTGTGATGGGGGAACAGTGCATTAAGGTGGACAATAGGAACTTGATTTGAGTGGTCAGGGGTTGTTTGCCCTCCAATGACTTTCTCAAGCTTGGTTTTGGTAATTAGGAGGTTGTTTCTGCTGGTCTTACCTTGGTTATGTGTCTGCACAGCAGAGACCTGTGCCATGTGTGCTGGAGGAGCTCTCCCCGCTGGGAGACAAGGCTGTCCTGCCAGGGATAAAAAGGGGACACAGAACAAGCAAATGCCTCTGGGTGCCAAAAGTAAACTGAGACCTGAACCAAAACTCATCTCAGGGTTGTGCCGGTGGCATTACCCGGGGGCTGCTCCACTTTGCTCGTAGCAGAACTGACACCTTGTGACACCCTGAGAAAAGAGCCTCAGTGTAAATTTCTGACTGACCTAAGCAAGGGACAAATTTCCCTGTGAACAAGAGGTTTGGTGAAGTCCAGCTTCACTCATACTTGCTTCTGATGCAATAACACTTAATATCCCTCACTATCCTCACTTCTCCCAAACCCCCGAAATATCAACTGGGCTGGAGACACCTGCGCCTTGGCTGCTTCGCGCTTGGGGAagtatgtttgtgtgtttgttggccagccagcaggcaggtagagagctgcagcctttccttTGCAGGAGCACAAATATGGCTCCCCTCTTTACGTGCTCactgaaggatttctttttcccttcaaaacaCGCAGAAACGCTGTGTTTTTGAGACAGCCAGGCTTGACAGGAGAAGCTGAAGTCACACACAGGCTTCACTAGTAATCAAGATGAAGCAACACAATCTTGTAATTGTTACCTTAGAAAATAAGATTTCAATATGCTGTGGTTTTGGCAATGAAAAGGTGTATGGGGAGGTGGGTTGTGCAGTTTTTTGGGTCTCCTCCCTGGGTCCTCATCATGCTATGTTGCTGCTCACTGTAGCAGGGCTGGCTGAGAAACCTCTTGCTGGGCACTTGTGCTGTTAGTGCATTCACCCCTGCTCAGGCTGAGTGTTTGAAGCCTCTCCAGTtgcaggcagctcctggcacagACTCTTGTGCTTGAAGGTGCAGCTGACCTTTTTGCAGAATACAAGTTCTTGCAgagctgcttgctttgtttcagaTGTGCTTGTCtcctgcagcctttgctctTCACTTTATACCGATATCTGCTGTGCTGTCTTAGATAAAGTACATCTGTCTGCGATGGGACTGTCTTCCCTCTTCAGCTTCTTGATGTTGGTGGTTTCTGGTTAATATATGAAGATCTCTCTGCAGATCCCAGTTCTCTGGCTGTCTAACCCAAGGGTAGGCTGTGCTCCTTGTCTCATCACACCACAGCAGTCTAGAGAGAAGTCAATGTAGGAAGTATTACAGCAATGAAATTTTGAACAGAATGACATTTTTTCACCTACAGTAAAAAGACATCTCCCATGTTTTGTGCACCCACACGGAGCAGAGTATTAAGAAAGCAGGCAAGCAGGCATGTAATTTAGCTGGAGGCACTGCCATATGATCTGCCAGTGTGATGCAGACAGCTTGGAAGTCTTACTCAAGATGTAGGATTAGGTTAAGTTTCTAGCACAGGCTTTTCTGAGTTAGACAGGGGACGGGTGCCCTGAGGCTGACATTGTCATGTTGCCTTGGTGGGTCCTTGCACAATGAGGCCACTGTGTGCTGTAGACAGCAGTGTGCTGGAGCTGTCATGTACTTGTGGTGAGAACGTTGAGGATAGCCTGTTATCTTTGCTTGGAGGAAGGGTTTGATTAGAAACTGTCTCTTAGATGTGTGGTTATTGAATGAATTGCTCTTTCAGTATGTATCAGCCATCTCCATATACGTGCCAAGTGCATCTGTCCCGGGCACGAATGCAGCTGGTCTAAAGGAAAGCAGATGAGCTGTCCTCATCACAAGCTTTTCCTCACGCTTTTTCTCAATTGCTGTTTGCATGGAGCAATTCTCCAACAatataaaacacagcagcaagggTGAGTCAAACAGATCTTGTCAGGGCTgtcctattttttcttttttgttgtattATAAATTGAATCCACAGTGTCACAGGGCACAGTGCTGTTCCCAGCATGATTGGtggcaacaaaaaaacccaggaatgGTATGTATTGTGTGGTAGCTGGGGAGAACTTCCCGTTCCAAACATCTCCGACCTGTCTGGGGCTTGTTGCCATGAAATTGTGGAACTTAAGTAAAGAATGATTGGGCTGTGAAAAAATCATTTTAGTCactgattaattttgtttacttATGTATGTCTCATTGTCTGCAGAAGTTGGTGCATCTAACTCAGGTTCTTAAATGGGACGCAAGGTGACCTGGTGGTCTTTCCCAAGGGAGTAATAGGTGTTATGGTCCAGACATAAACCAGTCCTGAGGTATTGGAGGGCAGGTTGAGacctgtgcaggcaggctgaggTTCTTGCACCTCTTTGGGAAGTGTCTGGTGTTGCTCTGGGTAAGAAATGAGGTTAGGCAGCTCTTGGACTTGACTTCTTGAGATGGAGGTATTGGCAACACTCTGCCTAGCCTGGGGCTCTGCACAGCTTCCTGTTGTAAGAGCACATCTGCCATTTGCTCAACTTTGCTTAGCTTGCCTCAAGATCTAGATATTGTTTAATACAGGTTTTCACCCAAACCACGGGACAACAGTTTAACGATTATTGTAGCCTCAGATGTTGTCAAACTATTATGGGTAGTGGAAGAGCTGTTCTGCAATATGAGGGTCTTTAAACACCAGCCTGGGTCTTGAATCATAATTAGGACTGCTAGCGAGTAACTGTCCCACCAGTTACTTGTCCTGTAAGCTTCAATTGTCATATGaataaaacaacttttatttgaattaatCTCAAAGCAGAGGGTGCTTGAAGGAGTAAAACACCTTGGCTGTTTGCGCTGCAGTGAGCTTGCTGCAACCTGGGGTTGCTCTTTCCTGCATGTCCCCCACCCTGCCAGTGCTCAGGTCCTGGCTTCCACCTCTGTGGTGGTGCAGTGGCCTCCCAGGGTGGGAATGAGAAGCACAGCTGGGCCCTGACAGGCAAGATAGGAAGGATGTGGAGGTGACTGTGCACCTCTGGATGCATGTCAAGGGAGATGAGGAGGTGGCGTGAGGTCACTGGAAGCTCAGACTGATGGTCTTAGCATGGCTCTGCTCTTCTTTCTGCAGCCTGCACGCAGATCCTAGCAGCTTCTGTCCCTGTCCCTTCACTGCCCCCTTGTTCATGTGGTATTTTCGGACACTGAAAGTGGCCAGGATACCCTTCCCACCATTCATCAAGAAGAATGAGATGGCTTAATCACAACCAAACAAAGCCTTAAGGATCACAACCAAACAAAGCCTTAAGGATCACAGCCTCCAGTAAGCCACTGACATCTCTGGTTGCTTACCCCAGTGTGGCCACTGCAGCTTGGAGTGTGACCATGCAGGGAACTGGCTTTAGAGCTTGCTTGTGCTGGGTGAGATCCTCTTGGGGGGGACAAAAAAATAGACCAGTGTCCCAGCATGAATCAGCCATCCATTTATGTACAGCTACTCCTTCTCCAGTGGTACCAGGCAGTCCTGCAGGGTGATGGGCTGCAAGGATAAAGGGCTGACTCTCCTCTTGTGACAGGAGGGTTTATGCTAGGCAGTTGTGTCTGGCTACTGTTTGTGAGAGAAGAACAAGACTCCAGATTTGGACTGAAGAGCTTCCGTACTGTCTGGGCATTCAGGGCTGAAGATCTGGGAGCTAGTTCATGATTGTTCAAGCTTTCTGGTTTGGAGGTTCAGGCTGTATTTCTAGGAATTGAGGAGACAAAGCTACAAACAACAATTTTCTGATTTGATGCCTTTTCAGATTTGGTATTGCAGttctcttgcattttaaagattttttgcTAGGCTGTTATATGATGATTCATTCTTGGCttcctttttcatctgttttaagCTGTACTTCATGATGGCACACAGTtgcgctgcctgcctgccagcaccttTGAAAGTGGTGGCCTTGCTTCCACTCAATGAAAAGctcaaagaaaagtaaaagcttttaaagGTCCCTAAGGGATCTCTGAAATGACATAGCCAGTGGATAGAAACTTACAATACACTGACCAGGAAAGAGGCTGTAGCAGACTCGAACCATAGTAGCCATGAggaaaaaagcccccaaacaTGCAGAAACTAATTATCCAAATACTGAATCCATGAGGGACCAGGTTTCCTTAGGTCTCCTGTTGATGGAGCTGCTTGCATGGCAGAGGAAATAAAGGTGCTCACAAATTAGGAACCAAGTGAGCGAGTGAAAAAAAGTTCTGGATTGCCTGCAACTATTCATCAGTAGTGTGAGGCAGACAAAGGTTGAACATTAATTCTATCCAGtatcttctgtaatttttttcacttgctcaATGCTAAATCAGTGTAGCTATCTGGAGGGTGGGATGGCACACACACCACTGCGGGGAAGAGCTGCTTTTGATGGAAGTGTGAGTGTCCACCTCTGGGGGATATCATGCCAGGCCAGGGCTGCTAATTGCCAGTTAGTCTGaatgctgctgagctgctggagtAAATGTATGCTCTTGTGGGACTCTGCCTCAGGCAAGGTGCTACTTGTGGCAAGCATGTGCAGGAGGATTTGGCCTCCCTCTGCATTGAAGGTTGCTTCCTCTCTGGAGTTACCCTGCTGTAGTCAGTCCCATTACAGATAATGGTATCATTGGACAAATGAGAAGATGCTGACTTAGCCTGTGTTAAACCCCTGCCCTGGATTTCTCCAAGCCTATCAGCTATGAGTCactgtgttttttatttacaaaatacacGCAAATGATATCAAAATAGAGTAATGCTATTACAGATGCTGATGTTTGGACATCaagctgtgtttgcagagatGAGACAGAGAAGTTGCACAATCTGTGTAAGTCGTCACACACTCATAAGAAAACCAGTTGGATATCTCAGTTTGTCCACCAGACCTATTGCTTCAGCCCAATGACCTGACTCTATGGCTGCTTTTACTATGTAAGGGGTTTGATTTTCTTGCTGCAAAGGTGGTTTGCCGTGTGTGGGCTTTGTATCATCTGGCCATCTCCTCTACTGCATAAAAACATTAGGTCAAATGATATAAGAGCATCACATCTACacagctgtatttcatttgGGAAAGGGAGAGGTTGTATAAAAGATAGGTTTAACTTAAAACAATTTGGTAAGTTTACTAGTAGGGGCTTTTTAATACTAAAGCCTCCTCTCCATGGTCTGAGCCCAGAGTGAGTGCTAATGtcaccagcagagcagcaacCAAGGTTCAGCTCAGGGGCAGCAGTGCTGTACCACACCAGACAAGGACATTCACCTACGTAAAAGCATATGGTATGGTTGGCAGCAGGAACTTTTAGCTTATGTCATCTGGAGGTGAGATGAGGGTATGGTACATCTTTATAGCCGCAAGGAAATGTTTGTGTAAGTTTGCAAGAAACATGTATAAAGCAGTTACCATAAAATCATGCTTTTGCTATTTGGTTGAAGTTGTAAGAATAAGGCAGCCCACTCCAGAGGTGTGGCAGAAAGTCTGCTCTAGCATAGTCCTGAGCTAAGATAACAGACAACAGGTAGGTGTGAGTAGTTGGGCTAGCATGATAAAGTTGGGAGtctttgtttattatttatgtaaataagaTGTGATAGAAAATTCTCATATTACTCTTCTTTGGGTCATTTTTATCCATGACACCAATGATTGCAACATCAGTGTGACTAATCCCATGCATGCGATTTATCTAAGATGTCTGTTTCATCCGAGTTTAGACTGTTTGTTTGCACAGTGTGTTGTAATACTTCACAAACAagaagcagagcagccctgtgcgGAGGTGTCTGCCCTCTTTGGAGATGGTGGCCTGTCTTCTGCTCAGGctcacaaaaggcagaaaaaagaacTAAATGCATGAGACACTTTGAGAAACAATCCTGTAAAATCCCACACCACCAGGCAAGGAGGCTTTGTTTTGTGCAAAGAAATGGAGCCTTGAATACTTGAGTCTTGGCTGACTGTATGTGACAAGTTAGACCAAACATCCATCCAGCTAGCAGCAGACACTAAGGGAAGATGCTGGTGTGCACTATGCTCCTGGCAATCCCCTAAGCCAGAGGATACAGCCCAGGACATAAAAGTGCTGATGAACCCATTCTGCATTGATCTGTCTAACCTTTTTATGAACTTGCTTGGTTTAGGTCCAGAACTTGGCAACGATGTTAGACAGTTCTGTATCATTTGGAAATGAACTTCCTCCAAATAAATTAGTATTGTTTGCTCAATGTCAACTGCACTTTCCTGCCCTCTAAACTCTAGGATTGCATATCACACTGTCATAAAAGTTGCTGGTTTTTACAGCTCCAGTTTGAAAGGCATAAGATTTCATTTTGGCTAAGTATCCTGTAATGTCAACAGCTTACGTTTCTGACATGGCGTAAGAATTTATGGCAACTCTGTTATGCTGGAGTGTTTTTTCCCTGAAGGTCAGGACAGCTGCAGATGAAATAGCCTATCCCTCTCTGTGCCAGTCCCTTACTGTATCTCTGTGATTTCTAATAAACGTTTGCTGATTAGAAAAGTTGCCTGTGGAGTAATCCAACAGAACTTAATGCTGCCGACCCTAATTGTTCAAGAAGTTGACTTAGCAAGCAggatccttcccctctgccttctAGTTACGAGTCTTTGTGGTGCACTTACATTTGCAATTAGGACCGTCCTGCATaactaggaaaacaaaacagtggaTGCTCTTAGGATGAAATTCTCCTGCCCCCTGAAATAGGACACCGGATCTCTTCAGGTGAATTCAAGATactgaaagaaatgtaataaaaataaaagcaattggAAACTACTGGCCTGGCATCTCCGCTGTAATTATAACAGTGTTCAGCCACTGCCTACACTTGGCAGAGGGTACTGTCTTCTGTTGAATGAAGCACCCAACTAGCACCCAGCTTGGCCATTCTCCAGTGCCTGGTTTAGTGTGGCACTTCTTTGGGCAGGCAGCACCTTTCTTCTGCTGGTTCTCCAGGGAAGTCCCTCACACAGGACAAGTTTCAGTGGATCACTTCCTCATTCTGCCTTTCTATTTCTACTTGCAAAGGTTGGAAGTTACCACAAGCTTGAAAATTGGGCAGTAACTATGCAGCTCTTGAACTGGTATCTATGAATGCAGCTATGGTAGAGGCTGTGGAGCCTGCTCACATCAGCTGAGGGTCCGGTCCTTCTGTGCAGTGGTGCTTACTCAAGAAATCAAACAACCCCTGAGGAGCAGTTGAGTGTGATATTCCCCCTGTTCTCCTCCTGGCTGCTTGGAGCATCCCAAAGCCCAGTAGGTATTTTCCACTCGGCTGTGTTAGCAGGCTGTGTAGATAAATATGTACATGTTCAGCAGGCTGAGCAGGAGAATTTGTGCATGTCTCTCTCCAGGCTGGTCTGGACTTTGTCATGTTCTGCCTCCCCTTCCCAGatgcttcttttctgtgcttcaggcTTCAGTACAGCAGGATATGGCGtcacttttggttttgtctttggaagagtaaacaaaacagaaggCCAAAAGCCAGCTGCCTAAAACACATTCCTCTGCTGTGACTAGCAGCATCTCTACTTCAGATACAGGCATCCACTGTTTGCATTGCTCGTTCTCCTGGCAGGGGATAAGGGCTTTGTCTGCCTCGCTTGATTTGAGCCTAACCTTCCTCATCTTTCTAATTTTGAGATGCCTAATATGCTGTCCCTTACTCCCACCAGAACCGGGGTTCCAACTGCTTCCCACATCTCCAGGAGCTGATGAAAAATATCTCATACAATGGGTCAAGGTATAGTGATAGACAAGAATGCTCTTGGTCTTGATAGAACCTGGTGTATCTATCAGGTGCGTTGTGGACCTGGCATTGAGCTGAAAGGCAGAGGAATGTGTCTGCTCTCTAAGAGGGAGTAAATCTGAACAAGAAGTGCGGGATTGGGTGGGAAATAAATTCTTCTGAGAAGGCCTGAGGTGCTGCAGGGGAGAGTGGCGTCTCTTACACCTCAGGATGATTCAAAGCAGCACATCTCAGTCACTGCACTTGtagcacttctcttttttttgacTTGTCCATCTTCCTGTGACAACcagcttctttcttcccctttctacttttgcaggagaaaacagaatgagTTGCTTCCAGAAGGTGAGATGGAAGAGATAGCTGCGATCTCTGGTCCTGGCTCTCCACCCAAAAGGGTTTACCCTGCTGCCAGCAACTGCACGTTGCTTGCTGTTCCTTTGCTTATGTGAACACTTGGTGAGCTTCACTCTCGGAACAAGTTTAAATTGCTGAGGATTTCCAGGAGACAAAGTGAAAGCCAAAAGCGGAATATGGACACTTTTCAAGGGTCAGAACATGTTAGGAACTGGCTTGTTAGCTGAATCTGTGTTTTGGGTGGAGGAGTCACATCCATTTGAAAGTTTAAAGCTAGATAGTGAAATGccctctgcttctcctgttTCCCAGCACTTAATGCAATATTAAAGTTATATTACAGCATTTTGAAGGACTCACACTTAGATATAAACCGTTCCATAGAGGAAATATGTACAGTAATGTTCATGCTgctcccttgtcctgctgctggtgaaTCTCCCTCTGTTGACAAGCTCTTCATTCACCGGCATGATAGTGGCAAGCCTGCTTTTAGCACCATTTCCAAATTTAGCTAATGCTTTGAACAAATTGTCAGAGAACAGTGACCTGGGACTGCTAACAAGGTGAGCTCAGGGGTTGTTCTGGGCTTTGAGCTGTCTGCTGGGCCTCTGTCACCTTAGAAATAGTCTCCCCTGTTACAGAGCTCGCAAAATGCTGCAGCCAACCTGCCTCACGCTGGGCTGCAAGAGAAGCAGGAGCTTAGATACCAGGTACCATAGATGGGTCCTTTACATTGATCCTGCTGGCATTAAGAGGGTTTACGCCACACAAAAGCTTGTGGCAATGTGTTTCAACAAGGGAAGCCTTTTCCCCTTGCTTGGAAGAAGTATTCATAGCCCCTCTGAATTTCCAGCTGCAGGACAGATCTCAGGGTATATGTGGAGTCCTTGTTCACAGGAGTGCTGGCCTGGAGGAGATTTATCAGTATTGTGGTAGTGCCTGGAGCTTTGGGTCAGTGTAGCTTCAGTTGAACATGTAAAGCTGGCTCAGGAAAAACTGTTGCCAGCTCCTCAAAACCAGGGAGGGTATTTCAGGGTAAAGTTTCTTCATGTGCCCAATTCTGTTTCTTGGCAAAAccaggaaaaggcaaaatgtcTCCCATCCAGTTAAACTCCTCTAGGGTTAAAGAAGCCAAAGGATGAAGGGCACagtgcagccagtgccagggaGGAAGCGCACTGAAAGGCAGGAGGCCATATCAGCACCAAATGCCTGGAGCAGAAGAGTGCCTAGTGGCTGTGACAGAGGTAATGACAACCCACATGATATAGACAGCTTGATTGTCATCATGTACTGGGCTGGGCTGTATGCTGGGCTCCCCTGAAAGTGGCTGCACAGCTCAGAGGGAAAGATGCTGATCTTTCACCAGCCGATTGTACTTCTCTTAGAGCAAAAATACTCCCAGTGTCTGGGGAGACTAGACATTACAGTCTGCAGTCCTGCAGAGTTTAGAGATGGGAATATTTGGCTTGGATTTGAAAGAGTGTGCAGCCAAAATCGGTAAGTGTTTCCACAGCGAATCATAATAACTTCAGAAATGGGGCACTGGGATGCCCAACGCCGCCACCGTCCCCGCTCCTCGCTGCAGACCCCCCTGGATGCAGCTGGACACGGCACGGTCCCCTCATTGCCCACCGCCCTTCAACAGCTTCGTTGCCTTCGGGGCCCTGCAGTCCCGCCAGCGGCGGCTCTGccagtgaaaagcagcaagagaagttGCTCTTCAGCAACTGCTCCTCCGGCTGCTCCTTTCTGCCAGGCCACTGTTTTCAAACGTCACCGTGACGTCGCATTGTGATGTCACCACCATGCAGCACGGGCATCACAATGCCGTGCCGGAATATCTGCTGGGACCCACAGCCAGCCAGTGCCAGTTGGCCTTTGCTTGCTGACTGGCAGGACCGAGGCCTGGCTCTCCACGGTGGTGGCCACCGAGGCAAGCTTGGCACAAAAGCAATGGAGCGGGAGGTGTCTGCTCAAGTAAcaccatccctgcctgctccagaggagctggggcagtgggCAGACGTGACTTGTGCTGGCCCTCCAGGACAGGGGGAAAGTGCCCCCCGGGACGCTGCCATGCAAGTGGTAGGGGAGGAGCGGCACGTCCAAGCGGGGGGTGACAGACATGACACCAAACAAGTCCCTCCTGCTTCCAGCAAGAGCGTGGGCCAAGGCAGTGGGCTCCTGTCGCTCCGCTTTCCACAGAAGCTTTGGACGATGGTGGAAAGTGACCAGTTTCAGTCCATTTGGTGGAGCAAGGGAGGAAAATACGTGGCCATCAACGAGAAGCTCTTCAAAGAGGAGGTGCTGGGTGGGGGAGGACCTCTGCAGGTTTACACCAGGCAGAGCATGAAGAGCTTCCTTCGCCAGATGAACTACCATGGATTCGTCAAAATGCAAGGGGATGGCGAAAgatctgcctccctgcctgagTTCCtggcagaagaagcagcagcttctgctc
This genomic window contains:
- the LOC121086597 gene encoding heat shock transcription factor, Y-linked-like, with protein sequence MQVVGEERHVQAGGDRHDTKQVPPASSKSVGQGSGLLSLRFPQKLWTMVESDQFQSIWWSKGGKYVAINEKLFKEEVLGGGGPLQVYTRQSMKSFLRQMNYHGFVKMQGDGERSASLPEFLAEEAAASAHSKVLYYYNPLFNRGHPHLLEKCRRRAGLKRKALEMDEEQPCRRPARHNLKRQKESAARHECPMVVAKECGLEESVASLEELMRKLIEQ